One region of Mus musculus strain C57BL/6J chromosome 15, GRCm38.p6 C57BL/6J genomic DNA includes:
- the Vps28 gene encoding vacuolar protein sorting-associated protein 28 homolog isoform 2 (isoform 2 is encoded by transcript variant 2) — MAELFAVVKTMQALEKAYIKDCVTPNEYTAACSRLLVQYKAAFRQVQGSEISSIDEFCRKFRLDCPLAMERIKEDRPITIKDDKGNLNRCIADVVSLFITVMDKLRLEIRAMDEIQPDLRELMETMHRMSHLPPDFEGRQTVSQWLQTLSGMSASDELDDSQVRQMLFDLESAYNAFNRFLHA, encoded by the exons ATGGCAGAGCTCTTTGCCGTGGTGAAGACGATGCAGGCCCTGGAGAAGGCGTACATCAAGGACTGTGTCACCCCCAATGA GTACACTGCAGCCTGCTCCAGGCTCCTGGTCCAGTACAAAGCTGCCTTCCGACAGgtccaaggctcagagatcagCTCCATTGATGAATTTTGCCGAAAGTTCAGA CTGGACTGCCCACTTGCTATGGAGAGGATCAAAGAGGACCGGCCCATCACTATCAAAGACGACAAGGGCAATCTCAACCGCTGCATTGCAGATGTTGTTTCG CTCTTCATTACAGTCATGGACAAGCTGCGTCTGGAGATCCGTGCCATGGACGAG ATTCAGCCAGACCTGCGGGAGCTGATGGAGACAATGCACAGAATGAGCCACCTGCCTCCAGACTTCGAGGGCCGCCAGACAGTCAGCCAGTG GCTGCAGACCCTGAGTGGTATGTCGGCCTCTGACGAGCTGGATGACTCTCAAGTTCGCCAGATGCTCTTCGATCTGGAGTCCGCTTACAACGCCTTTAACCGCTTCCTACACGCCTAA
- the Vps28 gene encoding vacuolar protein sorting-associated protein 28 homolog isoform 1 (isoform 1 is encoded by transcript variant 1), translating into MFHGIPATPGVGAPGNKPELYEEVKLYKNAREREKYDNMAELFAVVKTMQALEKAYIKDCVTPNEYTAACSRLLVQYKAAFRQVQGSEISSIDEFCRKFRLDCPLAMERIKEDRPITIKDDKGNLNRCIADVVSLFITVMDKLRLEIRAMDEIQPDLRELMETMHRMSHLPPDFEGRQTVSQWLQTLSGMSASDELDDSQVRQMLFDLESAYNAFNRFLHA; encoded by the exons ATGTTCCACGGGATCCCAGCTACTCCTGGTGTTGGAG CCCCTGGGAACAAGCCGGAGCTGTATGAG GAAGTAAAGCTCTACAAGAATGCTCGGGAGCGGGAGAA GTATGACAACATGGCAGAGCTCTTTGCCGTGGTGAAGACGATGCAGGCCCTGGAGAAGGCGTACATCAAGGACTGTGTCACCCCCAATGA GTACACTGCAGCCTGCTCCAGGCTCCTGGTCCAGTACAAAGCTGCCTTCCGACAGgtccaaggctcagagatcagCTCCATTGATGAATTTTGCCGAAAGTTCAGA CTGGACTGCCCACTTGCTATGGAGAGGATCAAAGAGGACCGGCCCATCACTATCAAAGACGACAAGGGCAATCTCAACCGCTGCATTGCAGATGTTGTTTCG CTCTTCATTACAGTCATGGACAAGCTGCGTCTGGAGATCCGTGCCATGGACGAG ATTCAGCCAGACCTGCGGGAGCTGATGGAGACAATGCACAGAATGAGCCACCTGCCTCCAGACTTCGAGGGCCGCCAGACAGTCAGCCAGTG GCTGCAGACCCTGAGTGGTATGTCGGCCTCTGACGAGCTGGATGACTCTCAAGTTCGCCAGATGCTCTTCGATCTGGAGTCCGCTTACAACGCCTTTAACCGCTTCCTACACGCCTAA
- the Slc39a4 gene encoding zinc transporter ZIP4 precursor — MLPKSVTQGLVLALLVGTVAVARPRNLLSLLALGQGALDRLELDGLLNTLVARVHCTDGPCEKCLSVENVLALGKPDKPQPAPESVLESRHIIYLSAAAALYLNNPEKTCKDIQAGLLASHVDDYLATLESPEAMTLGLSQLLQKIEAHAASQPTGEKTCVDLPQLLEEAEAAGVSKSAGLVLTALLDHVINGSCFQGLPSPQYFVDFVFRLHSSDPPNITLHELENLMHHLGVGGEDHSDHDDHGDHADHSHPDRKASHQDSELHTPHNSNSSVWDTLCLSAKDIMAVYGLSEEAGVSPQAWAQLTPALVQQQLSGACSPYPTIRIQDQLSQTERYLYGSLATLLICLCAVFGLLLLTCAKCSTATHYIMQTFLSLAVGALTGDALLHLIPKVLGLHTHGGEGHTHEEEVGVGGQATWRLLAVLGGFYIFFLFESFFNLLLPRDQDSEKDGPCSHGGHSHGISLQLAPSNLRQSKQTHESSRSDLVAEETPELLNPETRRLRAELRLLPYLITLGDAVHNFADGLAVGAAFSSSWKTGLATSLAVFCHELPHELGDFAALLHAGLSVKRALLLNLASALTAFAGLYVALAVGVGEEGEAWILAVATGLFLYVALCDMLPAMMNVRDQRPWLLFLLHNVGLLGGWTVLLLLSLYEDNITF, encoded by the exons ATGCTCCCAAAGTCGGTCACACAGGGACTTGTGTTGGCTCTGCTGGTGGGCACAGTGGCAGTGGCCCGGCCCAGGAACCTGCTCAGCCTGCTCGCCTTGGGCCAGGGTGCTCTGGATCGCCTGGAACTGGACGGCCTGTTAAATACGCTGGTGGCCCGTGTGCACTGCACCGACGGGCCGTGTGAAAAG TGTCTGTCTGTGGAGAATGTCTTGGCTCTAGGCAAACCTGACAAGCCACAGCCTGCCCCAGAATCAGTCCTGGAGTCCAGACACATTATTTACCTTAGTGCTGCTGCTGCCCTCTACCTTAACAACCCAGAGAAAACATGCAAGGACATCCAAGCTGGCCTCTTGGCCTCCCATGTGGACGATTACCTGGCCACACTGGAGAGTCCAGAGGCCATGACCCTGGGTCTGAGCCAGCTACTGCAGAAGATTGAGGCCCATGCTGCCAGCCAACCCACCGGGGAGAAG ACCTGTGTAGATCTTCCCCAACTgctggaggaggctgaggcagcaggggTTTCCAAAAGCGCCGGCCTGGTCTTGACTGCCTTGCTGGATCATGTCATTAATGGGTCCTGCTTCCAAGGCCTGCCTAGCCCTCAGTACTTTGTGGACTTTGTGTTCAGGCTACACAGTAGTGACCCTCCCAATATCACGCTGCATG AACTGGAGAATTTGATGCATCACCTTGGGGTGGGTGGAGAGGACCACAGTGACCATGATGACCACGGTGATCATGCTGACCACAGTCATCCGGACAGGAAAGCCAGCCACCAAGACTCTGAGCTCCATACTCCCCACAACAGCAACTCTAGTGTATGGGACACG CTGTGCCTGAGTGCCAAAGATATAATGGCTGTGTATGGGCTATCTGAAGAGGCTGGGGTGAGCCCTCAGGCCTGGGCCCAACTGACCCCTGCCTTGGTCCAGCAGCAGCTAAGTGGAGCCTGCAGCCCCTACCCCACTATCCGTATTCAGGACCAGCTCAGTCAAACAGAGA GGTATCTCTATGGCTCGCTGGCCACCCTGCTCATCTGCCTCTGTGCTGTGTTCGGTCTtctgctgctgacctgtgccAAATGCAGCACAGCCACCCACTACATCATGCAGACCTTCCTAAGCTTGGCTGTGGGCGCACTTACCGGCGAtgctcttctgcacctgataccCAAG GTGCTgggactgcacacacatggtggagaGGGTCACACCCATGAGGAGGAGGTGGGCGTTGGTGGGCAGGCCACCTGGCGCCTGCTGGCTGTACTTGGAGGCTTCTACATCTTCTTCCTGTTTGAGAGCTTCTTCAACCTCTTGTTGCCCAGGGACCAG GATTCTGAGAAAGATGGGCCTTGTAGCCATGGTGGGCACAGCCATGGAATATCTCTGCAGCTGGCACCAAGCAATCTCCGACAGTCCAAACAGACCCATGAAAGCTCTCGTTCAGACTTG GTGGCAGAGGAGACCCCGGAACTACTGAACCCAGAGACCCGGCGACTGAGAGCAG AGCTGAGACTGTTGCCCTATCTGATCACACTGGGCGACGCGGTACACAACTTCGCTGACGGGCTCGCTGTGGGCGCCGCCTTCTCATCCTCGTGGAAGACTGGGCTGGCCACTTCATTGGCGGTGTTCTGTCATGAGCTGCCCCATGAACTCG GGGACTTCGCTGCTCTGCTGCATGCCGGGCTGAGTGTGAAGCGTGCGCTTTTGCTGAATCTGGCCTCAGCGCTCACAGCATTCGCAGGCCTCTACGTGGCTCTAGCAGTCGGAGTAGGCGAGGAGGGCGAGGCTTGGATTCTGGCGGTAGCAACCGGCCTCTTCCTTTACGTGGCGCTTTGTGACATG CTCCCAGCCATGATGAATGTGCGCGACCAGCGGCCCTGGCTTCTTTTCCTGCTCCACAACGTGGGTCTGCTGGGCGGCTGGACCGTCCTGCTGCTGCTGTCATTGTACGAAGACAACATCACCTTCTGA
- the Slc39a4 gene encoding zinc transporter ZIP4 isoform X1 gives MLPKSVTQGLVLALLVGTVAVARPRNLLSLLALGQGALDRLELDGLLNTLVARVHCTDGPCEKTCVDLPQLLEEAEAAGVSKSAGLVLTALLDHVINGSCFQGLPSPQYFVDFVFRLHSSDPPNITLHELENLMHHLGVGGEDHSDHDDHGDHADHSHPDRKASHQDSELHTPHNSNSSVWDTLCLSAKDIMAVYGLSEEAGVSPQAWAQLTPALVQQQLSGACSPYPTIRIQDQLSQTERYLYGSLATLLICLCAVFGLLLLTCAKCSTATHYIMQTFLSLAVGALTGDALLHLIPKVLGLHTHGGEGHTHEEEVGVGGQATWRLLAVLGGFYIFFLFESFFNLLLPRDQDSEKDGPCSHGGHSHGISLQLAPSNLRQSKQTHESSRSDLVAEETPELLNPETRRLRAELRLLPYLITLGDAVHNFADGLAVGAAFSSSWKTGLATSLAVFCHELPHELGDFAALLHAGLSVKRALLLNLASALTAFAGLYVALAVGVGEEGEAWILAVATGLFLYVALCDMLPAMMNVRDQRPWLLFLLHNVGLLGGWTVLLLLSLYEDNITF, from the exons ATGCTCCCAAAGTCGGTCACACAGGGACTTGTGTTGGCTCTGCTGGTGGGCACAGTGGCAGTGGCCCGGCCCAGGAACCTGCTCAGCCTGCTCGCCTTGGGCCAGGGTGCTCTGGATCGCCTGGAACTGGACGGCCTGTTAAATACGCTGGTGGCCCGTGTGCACTGCACCGACGGGCCGTGTGAAAAG ACCTGTGTAGATCTTCCCCAACTgctggaggaggctgaggcagcaggggTTTCCAAAAGCGCCGGCCTGGTCTTGACTGCCTTGCTGGATCATGTCATTAATGGGTCCTGCTTCCAAGGCCTGCCTAGCCCTCAGTACTTTGTGGACTTTGTGTTCAGGCTACACAGTAGTGACCCTCCCAATATCACGCTGCATG AACTGGAGAATTTGATGCATCACCTTGGGGTGGGTGGAGAGGACCACAGTGACCATGATGACCACGGTGATCATGCTGACCACAGTCATCCGGACAGGAAAGCCAGCCACCAAGACTCTGAGCTCCATACTCCCCACAACAGCAACTCTAGTGTATGGGACACG CTGTGCCTGAGTGCCAAAGATATAATGGCTGTGTATGGGCTATCTGAAGAGGCTGGGGTGAGCCCTCAGGCCTGGGCCCAACTGACCCCTGCCTTGGTCCAGCAGCAGCTAAGTGGAGCCTGCAGCCCCTACCCCACTATCCGTATTCAGGACCAGCTCAGTCAAACAGAGA GGTATCTCTATGGCTCGCTGGCCACCCTGCTCATCTGCCTCTGTGCTGTGTTCGGTCTtctgctgctgacctgtgccAAATGCAGCACAGCCACCCACTACATCATGCAGACCTTCCTAAGCTTGGCTGTGGGCGCACTTACCGGCGAtgctcttctgcacctgataccCAAG GTGCTgggactgcacacacatggtggagaGGGTCACACCCATGAGGAGGAGGTGGGCGTTGGTGGGCAGGCCACCTGGCGCCTGCTGGCTGTACTTGGAGGCTTCTACATCTTCTTCCTGTTTGAGAGCTTCTTCAACCTCTTGTTGCCCAGGGACCAG GATTCTGAGAAAGATGGGCCTTGTAGCCATGGTGGGCACAGCCATGGAATATCTCTGCAGCTGGCACCAAGCAATCTCCGACAGTCCAAACAGACCCATGAAAGCTCTCGTTCAGACTTG GTGGCAGAGGAGACCCCGGAACTACTGAACCCAGAGACCCGGCGACTGAGAGCAG AGCTGAGACTGTTGCCCTATCTGATCACACTGGGCGACGCGGTACACAACTTCGCTGACGGGCTCGCTGTGGGCGCCGCCTTCTCATCCTCGTGGAAGACTGGGCTGGCCACTTCATTGGCGGTGTTCTGTCATGAGCTGCCCCATGAACTCG GGGACTTCGCTGCTCTGCTGCATGCCGGGCTGAGTGTGAAGCGTGCGCTTTTGCTGAATCTGGCCTCAGCGCTCACAGCATTCGCAGGCCTCTACGTGGCTCTAGCAGTCGGAGTAGGCGAGGAGGGCGAGGCTTGGATTCTGGCGGTAGCAACCGGCCTCTTCCTTTACGTGGCGCTTTGTGACATG CTCCCAGCCATGATGAATGTGCGCGACCAGCGGCCCTGGCTTCTTTTCCTGCTCCACAACGTGGGTCTGCTGGGCGGCTGGACCGTCCTGCTGCTGCTGTCATTGTACGAAGACAACATCACCTTCTGA